A portion of the Lolium rigidum isolate FL_2022 chromosome 1, APGP_CSIRO_Lrig_0.1, whole genome shotgun sequence genome contains these proteins:
- the LOC124665820 gene encoding uncharacterized protein LOC124665820: MAERPVAPVRSMDDGFWLERDHHDDSAAASDDAIVSAFLVCDGDLQAIRDLLMGYQDQHGQDQHALLLHDDHHDDSAAAAADAVVSTYVVSDDDVQAIHDLLMGYQDQLGEDQQALLLHGDHGHGDDAQMMLHPTRHIPRFLGGSAPHFVAAGMTAGFMRVAAADAPHQEQEGGGERHILVHYRYTRFSAASSSDGSMEARGSTREHQLRFITAAGHGARSLDWAGASLAHLIYPDGCSKRLRELWTSLASQVSLPPGAVRIEVFVDVGILRRANSTDSMDHMRAALEDMMEKPWPTRFTGMELNLPEPVRCGHDDNDTDGGQRPAKRRRVVATEDEESCSVCYELLKGDDLAAWPGCGKPHVLHGACMQAVLESNPLCPMCRRDLYIKPKF; the protein is encoded by the exons ATGGCGGAGAGGCCCGTCGCGCCGGTGCGCTCCATGGACGACGGCTTCTGGCTGGAAAGGGACCACCACGacgactccgccgccgcctccgacgaCGCCATCGTCTCTGCTTTCCTCGTGTGCGACGGTGACCTTCAGGCAATACGGGACCTGCTGATGGGGTACCAGGACCAGCACGGACAAGATCAGCATGCGCTTCTTCTTCACGACGACCATCACgacgactccgccgccgccgccgccgacgcggtcGTCTCTACTTACGTCGTCAGCGACGATGACGTTCAGGCAATACATGACCTGCTGATGGGGTACCAGGACCAGCTCGGAGAGGATCAACAGGCGCTTCTTCTTCACGGCGACCATGGACATGGAGACGACGCGCAGATG ATGCTACACCCCACGAGGCACATCCCGCGGTTTCTTGGAGGTTCGGCCCCGCACTTCGTCGCCGCAGGGATGACGGCCGGCTTCATGCGGGTCGCCGCCGCGGACGCTCCGCATCAAGaacaagaaggaggaggagagaggcACATCCTGGTGCACTACCGCTACACCCGCTTCTCGGCCGCATCGTCGTCGGACGGCAGCATGGAAGCGCGCGGCAGCACGAGAGAGCATCAGCTCCGGTTCATCACCGCCGCCGGCCACGGGGCCAGGTCGCTGGACTGGGCCGGCGCCTCGCTGGCGCACCTCATATACCCTGACGGCTGCAGCAAGCGGCTCCGAGAGCTATGGACGAGCCTGGCGTCTCAGGTGAGCCTCCCGCCGGGCGCCGTGCGCATCGAGGTGTTCGTCGACGTCGGCATCCTCCGGCGGGCCAACAGCACGGACAGCATGGACCACATGCGCGCCGCCCTGGAGGACATGATGGAGAAGCCGTGGCCCACCCGCTTCACCGGCATGGAGCTCAACCTGCCGGAACCGGTGCGGTGCGGCCACGACGACAACGACACGGATGGCGGACAGAGGCCGGCGAAGCGAAGGAGGGTGGTGGCCACCGAGGACGAGGAGAGCTGCAGCGTCTGCTACGAGCTTCTCAAGGGCGACGACCTCGCGGCGTGGCCGGGATGCGGCAAGCCCCACGTCCTCCATGGCGCGTGCATGCAGGCCGTCCTCGAGAGCAACCCGCTGTGCCCCATGTGCAGGCGCGATCTCTACATCAAGCCCAAATTCTAA
- the LOC124702651 gene encoding UDP-arabinopyranose mutase 1-like: MAGTVTIPGSSVPSTPLLKDELDIVIPTIRNLDFLEMWRPFFQPYHLIIVQDGDPSKVIKVPEGFDYELYNRNDINRILGPKASCISFKDSACRCFGYMVSKKKYVFTIDDDCFVAKDPSGKDINALQQHIENLLSPSTPFFFNTLYDPYREGADFVRGYPFSLREGAPTAVSHGLWLNIPDYDAPTQMVKPRERNSRYVDAVLTIPKGTLFPMCGMNLAFDRQLIGPAMYFGLMGDGQPIGRYDDMWAGWCVKVICDHLSLGVKTGLPYLWHSKASNPFVNLKKEYKGIFWQEDIIPFFQSATLSKECDTVQKCYISLSEQVREKLGKIDPYFVKLADAMVTWIEAWDELNPSAAAAADAENGKAVAK; this comes from the exons ATGGCGGGGACGGTGACAATCCCCGGCTCGTCGGTGCCCTCGACGCCGCTGCTCAAGGACGAGCTGGACATCGTGATCCCGACCATCCGCAACCTCGACTTCCTCGAGATGTGGCGCCCCTTCTTCCAGCCCTACCACCTCATCATCGTGCAGGACGGCGACCCCAGCAAGGTCATCAAGGTGCCCGAGGGCTTCGACTACGAGCTCTACAACCGcaacgacatcaaccgcatcctcGGCCCCAAGGCCTCCTGCATCTCCTTCAAGGACTCCGCATGCCGCTGCTTCGGCTACATGGTCTCCAAGAAGAAGTACGTCTTCACCATCGACGACGACTGCTTC GTCGCCAAGGACCCATCCGGCAAGGACATCAACGCTCTTCAGCAGCACATCGAGAACCTGCTCAGCCCGTCCACCCCGTTCTTCTTCAACACCCTGTACGACCCCTACCGCGAAGGCGCCGACTTCGTCCGTGGATACCCCTTCAGCCTCAGGGAGGGCGCCCCCACCGCCGTGTCCCACGGCCTGTGGCTCAACATCCCCGACTACGATGCGCCCACGCAGATGGTCAAGCCCCGTGAgaggaacagcag GTATGTTGATGCTGTCCTGACTATCCCCAAGGGAACGCTGTTCCCCATGTGTGGCATGAACCTTGCCTTTGACCGTCAGCTCATCGGCCCTGCCATGTACTTTGGCCTCATGGGCGatggccagccgatcggccgctaCGACGACATGTGGGCTGGATGGTGTGTCAAG GTCATCTGCGACCACTTGAGCCTGGGAGTCAAGACTGGCCTGCCTTACCTGTGGCACAGCAAGGCCAGCAAccccttcgtcaacctcaagaaggAGTACAAGGGCATCTTCTGGCAGGAGGACATCATCCCGTTCTTCCAGAGCGCCACCCTCTCCAAGGAGTGTGACACAGTCCAGAAGTGCTACATCTCGCTCTCCGAGCAGGTCAGGGAGAAGCTTGGTAAGATTGACCCTTACTTTGTGAAGCTTGCTGATGCCATGGTCACCTGGATTGAGGCCTGGGATGAGCTCAACCcatccgctgctgctgctgctgatgctGAGAACGGGAAGGCAGTGGCCAAGTAG